Proteins encoded within one genomic window of Agelaius phoeniceus isolate bAgePho1 chromosome Z, bAgePho1.hap1, whole genome shotgun sequence:
- the OSMR gene encoding oncostatin-M-specific receptor subunit beta: protein MMNHFMILAVLLPLRTCHTTYSQQESDVFPVTYLNVSKDLDLQRLLVEWDVVKSAHDAELAISFEIQVRRTNEVVWTEFQNVTLDKLRKPLHWTWDSIIPLECMSHAVRIRSKAETSKIWSQWSLWETLPGLDTSNRSGPQIFPKEKILAEGSNITLCCIGGKGQTIKEFSVYPTVDVVKRTKSQVRLLTVGNLSHDKGSNIHVYCYDEDKGSHEAAFFVGKPPDTPKDFSCQTQDMKKVTCTWRKEETYLYGRNSPKYTLSKTSSQKTALCKASCSQQCSCSWDIGQQQIWNVTVTVENPLGKKTATDVFDVKHRMYPTAPFHLWEDCTDTEMTLHWNNENTEVELFCQTEVVQPDGKVELHNSSVAGSRHVTVRGLRPHTEYTARVRCGAARHFWRWSEWSQPLITRTKEGTPSGKLDIWREITPVLGGRNVTLFWKQTPSFQANGKIISYEVTWEKIEDGSQPARISFSSVYNSTRIFLDNHSYRISVMAKNNVNFSLPSILIISRATDKSTEELKEGQVNGTDDGIFLSWEPRSIYDSYIIDWCNFPRLQPCDLQWKRFGPNISSAVISSAAFVPGVRYKFHIYGSVANRASLLEKKIGYLKELPPHLDPIVRKVDLTYNSVTLSWDSYLTNESEPGFVRGYHVYVSPIQGNCNLKGSKKHILSDESELCKYTIENPEEKRYTVKHLMPNTKYKIVVKAFTGGGETPIVNFRYIDTPYNSNMLYFIFLLVIVPTLVAAICHWKMKWVQEWCCPVIPSPNKSKVLSFKEFKMDSEKVLKINDCLPDMLAMDSNADAHKLHPVTWSPVSSTPTEDNTDGHNSSWICSSENVARDFPPTSTPQTHTCFENFAYSSPLEAESDPYQIPETLEAGKTDQAVVLYQPQCYTDIFHEDAASTTRETGERKSSLKYISQTDACWLGGRL, encoded by the exons ATGATGAATCACTTCATGATTCTGGCAGTACTGCTCCCCCTGAGGACGTGCCACACTACATACTCACAGCAAG AATCTGATGTGTTTCCAGTAACATACCTTAATGTTTCCAAGGATTTGGATCTTCAGCGGCTGCTGGTGGAATGGGATGTTGTCAAGTCAGCGCATGATGCTGAGCTGGCAATATCTTTTGAGATACAAGTCCGTCGAACCAATGAAGTTGTGTGGACA GAGTTTCAAAATGTCACACTTGATAAATTGAGAAAGCCTCTTCATTGGACATGGGATTCAATCATACCTTTGGAGTGTATGTCACACGCTGTGAGGATCAGGAGCAAGGCAGAAACATCAAAAATCTGGAGTCAGTGGAGTTTGTGGGAGACTCTCCCAG gTCTGGACACTTCAAACAGAAGTGGGCCACAaatctttccaaaagaaaaaattttagCAGAAGGCTCTAATATCACTCTTTGCTGCATCGGAGGGAAAGGTCAAACCATTAAGGAATTCTCTGTATACCCAACTGTTGATGTTGTCAAGCGCACAAAGAGTCAAGTCAGACTTCTCACTGTGGGAAATCTGTCACATGACAAAGGGTCTAACATTCATGTCTACTGCTATGATGAGGATAAGGGGTCACATGAAGCAGCTTTCTTTGTGGGTA AACCACCTGATACACCTAAAGATTTCTCCTGCCAAACCCAAGACATGAAAAAAGTAACATGTACTTGGAGAAAAGAAGAGACCTATCTCTATGGAAGGAATTCACCAAAATACACCTTGTCTAAAAC GTCATCCCAGAAAACAGCTCTGTGCAAAGCAAGTTGTTCGCAGCAGTGCTCATGCTCTTGGGATATAGGCCAGCAGCAGATCTGGAATGTCACAGTGACTGTGGAAAACCCACTGGGAAAGAAAACTGCCACTGATGTTTTTGATGTAAAACACAGAA TGTATCCCACTGCGCCTTTCCACCTTTGGGAAGATTGCACAGATACAGAAATGACATTACACTGGAATAATGAAAACACTGAAGTTGAACTCTTTTGTCAGACTGAAGTGGTCCAACCTGATGGCAAAGTAGAACTG CACAACAGCTCCGTGGCGGGCTCACGGCACGTCACGGTGCGCGGGCTGCGGCCGCACACAGAGTACACGGCCAGGGTGCGCTGCGGGGCGGCCAGGCACTTCTGGAGGTGGAGTGAGTGGAGCCAACCCCTGATCACCAGAACAAAGGAAGGAA CTCCATCAGGGAAACTGGACATATGGAGAGAAATTACACCAGTTCTTGGGGGACGAAATGTGACCTTGTTCTGGAAG CAAACACCAAGTTTTCaagcaaatggaaaaattatttcatatgAAGTAACCTGGGAAAAAATAGAAGATGGCTCCCAGCCTGCAAGAATCTCCTTTTCTTCAGTCTACAATAGCACAAGGATTTTCCTCGATAACCATTCCTACAGAATCAGTGTCATGGCAAAGAACAATGTTAATTTTTCACTTCCTTCAATATTGATCATCTCTAGAGCTACAGATAAGA GCACTGAAGAGCTTAAGGAAGGACAGGTTAATGGTACAGATGATGGCATTTTTCTGTCCTGGGAGCCCAGAAGTATATATGACAGTTACATTATTGATTGGTGTAACTTTCCCAGGTTGCAGCCTTGTGATTTGCAGTGGAAGAGATTTGGACCCAACATTTCCAGTGCTGTGATCAGCTCAG CTGCTTTTGTGCCGGGGGTGAGATACAAATTCCACATCTATGGATCTGTTGCTAATAGAGCCTCCTTACTGGAAAAGAAGATTGGTTATCTTAAGGAGCTGC ctCCTCATCTTGACCCTATTGTGAGAAAAGTTGATCTGACTTACAATTCAGTAACACTGTCTTGGGATTCTTATCTCACAAATGAGTCAGAGCCTGGTTTTGTAAGAGGCTACCATGTTTATGTGTCACCGATACAAGGGAACTGCAATTTGAAAGGATCAAAAAAGCACATTCTTTCAG ATGAATCAGAACTATGTAAATACACAATTGAAAACCCAGAAGAAAAGAGATACACCGTGAAACACCTGATGCCAAACACAAAATACAAGATAGTGGTTAAAGCATTTACAGGTGGAGGAGAGACTCCCATTGTTAACTTTAGATACATAGATACACCATATAACT CAAACATGCTGTACTTTATATTCCTGCTAGTGATAGTTCCAACCCTAGTAGCAGCTATTTGCCACTGGAAGATGAAGTG GGTGCAGGAGTGGTGCTGTCCTGTAATACCTAGTCCTAACAAGAGCAAAGTGCTGTCATTCAAAGAGTTTAAG ATGGATTCTGAGAAAGTGCTGAAGATAAATGACTGCCTTCCTGACATGCTGGCCATGGACAGTAATGCTGACGCTCATAAATTGCATCCTGTTACCTGGAGCCCGGTGTCTTCAACACCAACTGAAGATAACACTGATGGTCACAATTCTTCATGGATTTGCTCTAGTGAAAATGTAGCAAGGGACTTTCCACCCACATCTACACCTCAAACTCATACTTGTTTTGAGAATTTTGCTTATTCTTCTCCACTTGAGGCTGAATCTGATCCCTACCAAATACCGGAGACACTGGAAGCAGGCAAGACAGACCAGGCAGTGGTGCTGTACCAGCCACAATGCTACACAGATATTTTTCATGAGGATGCAGCCTCAACCACCAGAGAAACAGGTGAGAGAAAGAGCAGTCTGAAATACATCTCTCAAACAGATGCATGCTGGCTTGGGGGGAGGCTTTGA